One Fictibacillus halophilus genomic window, ATCCCCTATCCCCTAATTTCTAAATTTTTCTTTGTTAAGAATTCTTATATAAAGTTTCGGCATGCAAAAAGCCTCCTGTGCTCATGAAAGAGACAGAAGGCTTCTCGAAAAAATCCGATTTTCCTCTCATCTCTCAGTGTGACCACTGTTAGATTTAGCACCGTTTTCACATTGATACTAAGTACAATGTAAATGGTTGCCGGGTTTCATAGGGCTAATTCCCTCCACCTGCTCTTAATAAGAGTATTCCTATCAAATTACTTTGTATTATTACAGATATCTCGATTAATGTCAAACACTTTTTTTCAAACTATTCTGAACCGAAGTAGTAACAAATTTTAATAACCAATCAGAAGTAGTAGTGATGAGCTGGTCAAAATGCCTGATAGAAGAATACGTATGATTTGCATCTTCTATAAGTATCATTTCACTGACACCTTCATTTCGCTTATTTGATTCTTCATAATAGTCCTTACAATAACTTGAAGAAATAACTTGATCACCTGTTCCATGAATGAACAGCGCGTTCCCACTAAACTGCTTGATGTCTTCTAATGGTGAATAAGCTTGAAGAGAAAGTAAAAATTCTTCCGTTATGGTATAACCTAAATGATCAATTACGGGATGCTCGCCGTTGTAGCCAACTATTTCTTTAATTTCTTCAAATGGATTTCCTACAGCAGACCATGTGATCACATTATTAATTCTTTCATCATCTGCTGCAGTGCATACCGCAACAGCACCGCCTAAACTATGACCGATTAGCGTTATTGCGTTTTGATCAATGTTAGGTAGTTTTCTTCCATATGAAATCACTTCCTTTGTCTGATCAATAAAACAAGCGAACTCATTTTCTCCATATTCCCCTTCACTCTCACCGCATCCAGCATAATCAAACCTCAATACAGCAAACCCAAGTTCAACGAGTGCCTGAGCTGTTTTAACAAACAGGCGGTCTACTCCAATCCGTGTACTCGTAAAACCGTGGCAAATAATGATTAACGGTAACTTCTTTTCACCTACTCCATTTTCATGAGGGAAATGAATGGTGTGAGCCAATTTTCTATCCTTCCACCATATACAATCCGATGTAACCATATTACCCACTCCTTTTCTATTTATTGAGATAGCTGTCATTGTAATTACCCATTGATATCAACACAAAAAAACCATGTTCAATTAGAGAACACGGTTTCATACATACAATCCGTTCGTTCTCTCATCTCTCAGCAAAAACTGCTGTTAGATTTAGCACCGTTTCGGTCAAAACAAAGTTTATGTTTCGCCGATGGTTGCCGGGCTTCATTGGGCTAAGTCCCTCCGCCTGCTCTTAATAAGAGTTAGATTATTAATTTAAGGATAATCATAGGCTACTTGCTAATTGATGTCAATGAAAATAACGAGTCCTAATCAGAATTCCCTACAGAATATTATTAAGTGACGAGGAAATGCTAAAAAAAATGTAATATTACATGACGGAATAAAGAACGGGTGATCTCAATGAGATTTTTTAAGAAAAAAAAACAACCAGAATCAAAATCCAACCATACAAAAGGTACATTGACATTCCCTGAACTAATGAAAAAGCTAACGGCTTCAGCTGACTTTTCTACTGTTAAGCAATCATCTCTCAGTACATTCTATATCTCGTACTATAAAACCCTTGTAAACCCTGAATTTGTACATCGTGATTTATTACCATATATAACAGAAAAACCTCTAAAAAGCTTAGATGATATTCAAAAGCATCTGCCGTTAGATGGAATGGTAAAAACGAATGAGATCCATGACATTGCTAACAAAGTGACAGAAGGCTATATTCTTATTCAAATGAATAAGGAAGATGCAGAAGGTTTGTTGGTTCCTAGTTTATCTACCGAAAACAGACAGATTTCAATCCCAGAAACTGAATTCAGCGTAGTAGGACCAAAAGAAGCATTTGTTGAATCACTCGATACGAATTTAAACCTTATTCGTAAAAGATTACCCATTCCTGAATTTACGGTTAAGGAAGTAAGAGTTGGCAAACTCTCAAAAACAAGGGTAGCGATCATTTATATCGAGGGAATTGCTGATGAAGAAAATGTGAACACGGCAATACAGCGTGTTAATGATATCGAATATGACCATGTTGTAGACAGTTCTTATATCAATCAAATGATATCTGACAATGAGAACTCTCCTTTCCCCCAGCTAATAGATACAGAGCGGCCAGACCGAGTAGCAAGTGTGTTATCCGAAGGTAAAGTAGCGATTATGGCTGACGGATCTCCACATGCGTTGACTGGTCCAACTACCATCGTAGAGTTCTTTTCGGCATTTGAGGATTATTTTTTGAATTGGATTCTCGCTTCCGTCTTTCGTTTGATCAGATTGATGGCTGTTATGTTTTCCGTGTTATCAACACCTCTGTATGTAGCTGTATTAACATTTCATTATGAGATGATTCCGGAGAATTTATTAGCTACATTGGTTGCTTCCCGTAACGATATTCCTTTTCCGCCAATACTAGAAGCTATCGTTTTGGAGCTATCCATTGAGTTGCTACGTGAGGCTGGAGCCAGGCTGCCATCTAAAGTCGGTCAGACAATTGGGATCGTTGGAGGTATCGTTATTGGAACCGCAGCGGTACAAGCAGGATTAACGAGCAACGTTCTGTTGATCATTGTTGCTTTAGCGGCACTCGCTTCTTTTACAACACCCGTGTATCAGATGGGTAACACCATTCGTTTACTTCGTTTTCCATTCTTATTGTTTGCACAGTTCCTAGGAGTACTTGGTGTTGCGATTTGTTTTGCATTTATAATATCTCATCTGTTGAAGCTAACTTCTCTTGGTAGACCTTACATTGCACCAATATACCCGCTTCGTACAAACGATTTAAAGGATGCACTTATAAGAATGCCGTTTAGTATGCAAAATACCCGGCCATCATTATTAAGACCAGAGGATAAAGCAAGAATGAATAAAAAGCGAGCAAAAGCAAAGCATGACATAGAGGACTAAAAATGAGGGGTATGTATGTCTCAGATCAGTGAAAACAAGCAGATATCACCTTATATGGCTTTTTATATGGTTACAACGATGCAGATTGGAGTAGGTATTCTGGGATTTGAGCGTTATATCGCTAAATCAGCAGGCCATGATGCATGGATTTCCGTAATCATCGGAGGTCTTTCATTTAATGTGTTGATCTGGATGATCTATCGCATCCTTTCAAAAGAAAACGCTGATATCATTGGCGTACATAAAAACTTATTCGGCAGATGGATCGGCGGTGTATTAAGTTTTCTTCTCTTGATTTATTTCAGTTCTACAATTCTTACTGTACTTAGAACGTATATTGAAGTGATTCAAATCTGGGTCTTTCCTGAACTAGGTACACCGATTATTTCCCTTATACTGTTAGGATTAGCCTATTCCTATGTCATTGGAGGAATCCGGGTTGTAGCAGGACTGTCCGTATTAGGTTTTTTTATCTCTCTTCCTTTATTTTTATTAAAATATTACGCACTTAAACATGCGCATTATACAAATCTCTTACCCATTTTAGACCATTCATTTACCGAACTGATGGCTGCAACAAAAGGAGTCACTCTGGATTATTTAGGATTTGAGCTGATCTTGTTATACTTGCCCTTTTTGAAACAACCAGAAAAATCTCAAAAGTGGGCTCACTTTGGGAATCTGTTTACAATGTTCACTTACCTCATAACTGTATTCGTTTCTTTCGTATATTTTAATCAAGAACAGCTTCAACATACGATTTGGGCGACGTTAACACTGTGGAAGATTGTCGATCTACCTTTCGCACAGCGATTTGAATATGCAGGCATCGCACTTTGGCTATTCGTTATTCTTCCTAACCTTTGTATTGGCTTATGGGCAGTCAGCCGTGGTATTCACCGTCTATACAAAATTAAGCAAAAAAGTGCGCTACGTACAATGCTTTTCGTTATTTTCATATGTAGCATCTTAGTCGTTGACCGGCAACAAGTAGACATACTAAATACAAAAGTGTCACAGATTGGTTTTTATATTCTTTATGCCTATATTCCGTTTTTATTTGTTATCCAACTGATTTCAGGAAAAGTGAGGAAAGCAAAAAATGGCTAAAAAAAAACTGCTCATCATTTTCACTTTAATTCTTTTAACCGGTTGCTTTCCGAGTAAAAAAATTCTAGAAGACGTGCAGCTCGTTTCAGCAGTTGGATATGATTATAAATCGAATAATCAAGTTGAGTTGAACGGGATGGTAGCCATTCCTCAGCGAGGTGAAGATGTCCCGCCGATCTCACAAGTATTCACGGCAACCACGAATACAAGCAAGATGGCTAGAGCATTGGAACAAGCTGAATCGCCAAAACCGTTTGAAATCGGGCGATTAGAAATTGCTCTATATAACGATCAATTAGCCGAAAAAGGTATCTACGATTTGGTTGATACACTTCAGCGTGATCCATCGTTAGG contains:
- a CDS encoding alpha/beta hydrolase; translated protein: MVTSDCIWWKDRKLAHTIHFPHENGVGEKKLPLIIICHGFTSTRIGVDRLFVKTAQALVELGFAVLRFDYAGCGESEGEYGENEFACFIDQTKEVISYGRKLPNIDQNAITLIGHSLGGAVAVCTAADDERINNVITWSAVGNPFEEIKEIVGYNGEHPVIDHLGYTITEEFLLSLQAYSPLEDIKQFSGNALFIHGTGDQVISSSYCKDYYEESNKRNEGVSEMILIEDANHTYSSIRHFDQLITTTSDWLLKFVTTSVQNSLKKSV
- a CDS encoding GerAB/ArcD/ProY family transporter; this translates as MSQISENKQISPYMAFYMVTTMQIGVGILGFERYIAKSAGHDAWISVIIGGLSFNVLIWMIYRILSKENADIIGVHKNLFGRWIGGVLSFLLLIYFSSTILTVLRTYIEVIQIWVFPELGTPIISLILLGLAYSYVIGGIRVVAGLSVLGFFISLPLFLLKYYALKHAHYTNLLPILDHSFTELMAATKGVTLDYLGFELILLYLPFLKQPEKSQKWAHFGNLFTMFTYLITVFVSFVYFNQEQLQHTIWATLTLWKIVDLPFAQRFEYAGIALWLFVILPNLCIGLWAVSRGIHRLYKIKQKSALRTMLFVIFICSILVVDRQQVDILNTKVSQIGFYILYAYIPFLFVIQLISGKVRKAKNG
- a CDS encoding spore germination protein — its product is MRFFKKKKQPESKSNHTKGTLTFPELMKKLTASADFSTVKQSSLSTFYISYYKTLVNPEFVHRDLLPYITEKPLKSLDDIQKHLPLDGMVKTNEIHDIANKVTEGYILIQMNKEDAEGLLVPSLSTENRQISIPETEFSVVGPKEAFVESLDTNLNLIRKRLPIPEFTVKEVRVGKLSKTRVAIIYIEGIADEENVNTAIQRVNDIEYDHVVDSSYINQMISDNENSPFPQLIDTERPDRVASVLSEGKVAIMADGSPHALTGPTTIVEFFSAFEDYFLNWILASVFRLIRLMAVMFSVLSTPLYVAVLTFHYEMIPENLLATLVASRNDIPFPPILEAIVLELSIELLREAGARLPSKVGQTIGIVGGIVIGTAAVQAGLTSNVLLIIVALAALASFTTPVYQMGNTIRLLRFPFLLFAQFLGVLGVAICFAFIISHLLKLTSLGRPYIAPIYPLRTNDLKDALIRMPFSMQNTRPSLLRPEDKARMNKKRAKAKHDIED